GATTTGGATCAGTTGTGCGAACAGTTGATGCGATAGGCTGGAGATAGCCCACCATCAGGCCGGTGGGCTTTGCAATGGCAAACAAAAAACTATGAACAAAAACCGGCTGATTACTTTATTAACAGATTTTGGGTTACAGGATGTTTATGTTGGGGTGATGAAAGGTGTTATTGCTCAAATTAACCCCGGCTTAAATGTGGTGGATCTCACCCATCAAATCCCCCCGCAAGATGTGGCTGCTGGCCGGTTTTGTTTGATGAATGCTTATAATTATTTTCCTTTAGAAACGGTTCATATTGCGGTGGTTGATCCGGGGGTGGGAAGTCATCGGCGCGGTGTTGCTGTGGAGTTTGCGGGGGGGTTTTTGGTAGGGCCGGATAATGGGTTATTTAGTGGGGTTTTATCGCAAACTAGCGCGATTTCTGCGGTGGAATTAACAAATAAGAAATATTGGCGAACACCGGCACCAAGTACCACCTTTCACGGACGGGATATTTTTGCGGCGGTGGGGGCTTATTTAGCCGGTGGAATTAATATTAAAGAGTTGGGAGATGTTATTGATCCTAACAGTTTGGTGCAGCTTTCGATGGCTGAATATATGCAGACTGATGAAGGAATTAACGGTTGTATTCAGTATGTTGACCGCTTTGGAA
This genomic window from Ancylothrix sp. D3o contains:
- a CDS encoding S-adenosyl-l-methionine hydroxide adenosyltransferase family protein: MNKNRLITLLTDFGLQDVYVGVMKGVIAQINPGLNVVDLTHQIPPQDVAAGRFCLMNAYNYFPLETVHIAVVDPGVGSHRRGVAVEFAGGFLVGPDNGLFSGVLSQTSAISAVELTNKKYWRTPAPSTTFHGRDIFAAVGAYLAGGINIKELGDVIDPNSLVQLSMAEYMQTDEGINGCIQYVDRFGNLVTNIEAGLVKNGNWCVVVGDISIAVGNTYSDVKVGELVSLTGSHGWVEIAVNGGNAGDILQIGVGESVRVIWR